The following coding sequences are from one Panicum hallii strain FIL2 chromosome 5, PHallii_v3.1, whole genome shotgun sequence window:
- the LOC112894715 gene encoding early nodulin-like protein 1, whose translation MARGRTLMRCALLACMVAAWASSTASAFVFKAGGTGEWRVPAGASSGNATNAYNAWAQRNRFRVGDAIAFTYTAGNDSVLLVDKRSYDACDTAAPIDTFSDGSTVFTFTRSGPYYFISGSKDNCNRGEKLIVVVMAERSAVGNATEPGAGLAPSPNGPYSIYSPPPPFGIDISPAAYPPPPNAAAPKVAGVAGTAALAIGALFYALV comes from the exons ATGGCGCGCGGGCGGACGCTGATGCGGTGCGCGCTCCTGGCGTGCATGGTGGCGGCGTGGGCGTCGTCCACCGCGTCCGCGTTCGTGTTCAAGGCGGGCGGCACGGGCGAGTGGCGCGTGCCCGCCGGCGCCAGCAGCGGCAACGCCACCAACGCGTACAACGCCTGGGCGCAGCGCAACCGCTTCCGCGTCGGTGACGCCATCG ctTTCACCTACACGGCCGGCAACGACTCGGTGCTCCTCGTCGACAAGAGGTCCTACGACGCCTGCGACACGGCCGCGCCCATCGACACCTTCTCTGACGGCAGCACAGTGTTCACCTTCACCCGCTCCGGGCCCTACTACTTCATCAGCGGCAGCAAGGACAACTGCAACCGCGGCGAGAAgctcatcgtcgtcgtcatggCCGAGCGATCGGCCGTCGGCAACGCCACCGAGCCGGGCGCGGGGCTGGCGCCATCGCCCAACGGCCCCTACTCGATCtactccccgccgccgcccttcggcATCGACATCTCGCCGGCGGCGTACCCGCCGCCACCGAATGCCGCGGCACCCAAGGTGGCGGGAGTTGCCGGCACTGCCGCGCTTGCCATTGGAGCGCTGTTCTACGCGCTTGTTTGA
- the LOC112891873 gene encoding disease resistance protein RPS2-like, translating into MEFVAAVFRPLKDCFDRTYGYVMSCGDYIEAMGHEMNELKSKRDDIKRLVDGAERHSMEATSQVKWWLKCVADLEVAALRIEDDYRARQRLRPERSPGIMATYYLSKKADEMRAEAARIKEKGNFDKVADELVQIRVEEMPSVPVFGMEAQLQELNACVRDGGITGIYGMAGVGKTELLNKFNNEFLINSQDINVVIYIEVGRKFNQDDFQRIIGDRIGVPWEDNKLPKERGKVLFRVLSKMNFVLLLDDVWEPIKLQFLGIPVLKQNSMSKIVLTTRIEDVCDRMDVRRKLKMECLPLEPAWELFCEKVGEHLMRASEEIRDHAMALAMKCGGHPLALITVGRAMASRRDAKEWKHAITVLESAPWQLLGMDTEVLVPLQESYNYLPNDMIRLCLLYCSLFPEELSIPKDSIVGYCIGEGFTDDLFTMDEEFYFFKDWAKIASLQERGEDADHIRIHPMVRAMALWIASEFGKKETKWLVRAGVGLKEAPGADKWSDAERISFMGNHIVELYERPNCPLLKTLLLQSNPLSRICDGFFQFMPSLRVLDLSHTSLSELPSGISSLVELRYLDLYNTNIRSLPMELESLVKLRFLILSKVPLEMIPGGVICSLTMLQVLYMDHSYGDWTVGDSGSCVSFQELESLRRLQALDITIQSLETLEQLSRSYRLAVSTRNLLIKTCSSLTNLELTSANLWKNMSNLKRVWIARCSNLAEVIIDRIKETDDRIKHSRDKLQGRPIVDGEQHILPNLHDLILQGLPKVKIIYREGCVPNLASLFIQYCHGLEELLTLSEKDPEMAASDGEEDAGTTKVIIPFPNLKELHLHGLANFRTLSSGICMLQFPSLETLKIVECPVLKKLKLCASGLNKIQCTREWWDGLQWEDEEAKESFELLLRPMS; encoded by the coding sequence ATGGAGTTCGTGGCCGCGGTGTTCCGGCCGCTCAAGGACTGCTTCGACCGGACCTACGGATACGTCATGTCGTGCGGCGATTATATCGAAGCGATGGGCCATGAGATGAACGAGCTCAAGAGCAAGCGCGACGATATCAAACGCTTGGTGGACGGTGCCGAGCGCCACAGCATGGAGGCCACCAGCCAGGTCAAGTGGTGGCTCAAGTGCGTCGCCGATCTCGAGGTCGCCGCTCTCCGTATTGAGGACGACTACCGGGCACGGCAGAGGCTCCGGCCCGAGCGTTCCCCTGGCATCATGGCCACCTACTACCTCAGCAAGAAGGCCGACGAGATGCGCGCCGAAGCCGCCAGAATCAAGGAGAAGGGTAACTTCGACAAGGTCGCCGACGAGCTTGTGCAGATCCGCGTCGAAGAGATGCCGAGCGTGCCAGTATTCGGCATGGAAGCGCAGCTCCAGGAGCTCAATGCGTGCGTCCGGGACGGCGGCATCACCGGGATCTACGGCATGGCCGGGGTTGGCAAGACGGAGCTGCTTAACAAGTTCAACAACGAGTTCCTCATCAATTCTCAAGACATTAATGTTGTCATTTACATTGAAGTCGGCCGGAAGTTCAATCAAGACGACTTCCAAAGAATCATTGGCGACCGAATCGGCGTGCCATGGGAAGATAACAAGCTGCCCAAGGAGCGTGGCAAGGTGCTTTTCAGGGTACTTAGCAAGATGAACTTTGTGCTGCTCCTGGACGACGTCTGGGAGCCTATTAAACTCCAATTTCTCGGCATTCCAGTGCTGAAGCAAAACTCCATGAGCAAGATCGTCTTGACGACAAGGATTGAGGACGTGTGCGACCGCATGGACGTCCGCCGGAAGCTCAAGATGGAGTGTCTCCCCTTGGAGCCCGCGTGGGAGCTCTTCTGCGAGAAGGTTGGCGAGCACCTGATGCGTGCTAGCGAGGAGATTCGGGACCACGCGATGGCGCTCGCCATGAAGTGCGGCGGCCATCCCCTAGCGCTTATCACTGTCGGGCGGGCGATGGCCAGTAGGCGCGATGCAAAAGAGTGGAAGCACGCCATCACCGTGCTAGAGAGTGCCCCGTGGCAACTTCTTGGTATGGATACGGAAGTTCTTGTGCCTCTCCAGGAAAGTTACAATTACTTGCCCAATGACATGATAAGGCTCTGCCTACTGTATTGCTCGCTGTTCCCAGAGGAGTTATCCATTCCCAAGGATTCCATCGTCGGTTACTGCATAGGTGAAGGCTTCACAGATGACTTGTTCACTATGGATGAGGAGTTCTACTTTTTCAAGGATTGGGCCAAGATTGCATCTTTGCAAGAGAGAGGTGAGGATGCGGATCATATCAGGATACATCCCATGGTTCGTGCCATGGCTCTATGGATAGCATCGGAGTTTGGCAAGAAAGAGACTAAGTGGCTCGTACGTGCTGGTGTCGGGCTGAAGGAGGCACCGGGTGCAGATAAGTGGAGCGATGCTGAGCGGATTTCATTCATGGGGAACCACATCGTCGAGCTGTACGAGAGACCTAATTGCCCTTTGTTAAAGACGTTATTGCTACAGAGCAACCCTTTGAGCAGGATATGTGACGGCTTTTTTCAATTCATGCCATCTCTCAGAGTGTTAGATCTGTCCCACACCTCTCTAAGTGAATTACCTTCAGGTATCAGTTCACTAGTTGAGTTGCGGTACCTTGATTTGTATAACACGAACATCAGGTCACTGCCAATGGAGCTAGAATCTCTGGTGAAGCTTCGATTCTTGATTCTATCAAAGGTGCCACTGGAAATGATCCCAGGTGGTGTTATATGCAGCCTCACAATGCTACAGGTTCTGTACATGGATCACAGCTATGGAGACTGGACGGTTGGTGATAGTGGAAGTTGTGTCAGTTTTCAGGAGCTTGAGAGCCTGCGAAGGCTCCAGGCGCTGGACATTACAATACAATCGCTTGAGACCCTTGAACAGTTGTCGCGATCATATCGCCTTGCTGTTTCCACAAGAAATTTATTGATCAAGACATGTTCCAGCCTTACCAATCTAGAGCTTACATCAGCGAACCTCTGGAAGAACATGAGTAACCTGAAAAGGGTATGGATTGCGAGATGCAGCAACTTGGCGGAGGTAATCATTGATCGTATCAAAGAAACTGATGATCGCATTAAACATTCACGTGATAAGCTGCAAGGCCGGCCGATTGTTGATGGTGAGCAGCACATCCTTCCAAACCTGCACGATCTCATTCTTCAGGGGCTTCCTAAGGTAAAGATCATCTATAGAGAAGGATGTGTCCCGAATCTAGCATCGTTGTTCATCCAATATTGCCATGGACTTGAAGAGCTCCTAACTCTCAGTGAGAAAGACCCAGAAATGGCGGCAAGTGACGGTGAAGAAGATGCAGGAACCACGAAAGTCATCATACCCTTCCCTAACCTCAAGGAACTGCATCTCCATGGATTGGCAAACTTCAGGACGCTGAGCAGCGGTATATGTATGCTGCAGTTCCCGTCACTGGAGACCCTGAAGATTGTCGAGTGCCCAGTGCTGAAGAAGCTGAAACTTTGTGCTTCAGGTCTGAATAAGATACAATGCACAAGAGAATGGTGGGATGGCCTGCAGTGGGAAGACGAGGAAGCCAAGGAGTCTTTCGAGCTATTGCTTCGTCCAATGAGCTGA
- the LOC112894054 gene encoding disease resistance protein SUMM2-like has product MEFLASIIDTVFRPLKDYCARTVGYVMSCGDYIDSMVHEMSELKSKRDDVQRMVDAAERQGMEATSQVTWWLERVSILEGRAEAIVTDFQERLELPPEQAPGVKATYLLSKMADEARAEAVDLKEKAEFQKVADELVQLRFEEMPSAPVLGRDALLQELDTCVRDGDVGIVGIYGIAGVGKTALLNKFNNDFLINSPDINVAIYIEVGKDYNLDDIQRIIGDRLGVSWENRTPKERAGVLYRVLSKMNFVLLLDDVWEPLNFRMLGIPVPKHNSKSKIVLTTRIEDVCDRMDVRRKLKMECLPWEPAWELFREKVGDHLMSASPEIRHQAQALATKCGGLPLALITVGRAMASKRTAKEWKHAITVLKIAPWQLLGMELDVLEPLKKSYDNLPSDKLRLCLLYCSLFPEEFSISKDWIIGYCIGEGFIDDLYTEMDEIYNKGHDLLGDLKIASLLEKGEDEDYIKMHPMVRAMALWIASDFGEKETKWLVRAGVGLKEAPGAEKWSDAERISFMRNNILELYEKPECPLLKTLMLQGNPGLDKICDGFFQFMPSLRVLDLSHTSISELPSGISSLVQLQYLDLYNTNIRSLPRELGSLATLRFLLLSHMPLEMIPGGVICSLTMLQVLYMDLSYGDWKVGASGNGVEFQELENLRRLKALDITIQSPEALEQLSRSYRLAGSTRNILIKNCSSMTKIELPTSNLWKNMTNLKRVWIASCSNLAEVIIDGSKETVGSNALPRAILQARAELVDEEQPILPTLHDIILQGLHKVKIIYKGGCVQNLSSLFIWYCHGLEELITVSEEQDAAASGGEQASGVFRVITPFPNLRELYLHGLAKFRTLSSNTCTLHFPSLESLKIVECPNLKKLKLSAGGLNVIQCSREWWNGLEWDDAEVRASYEDLFRPLR; this is encoded by the coding sequence ATGGAGTTCTTGGCATCCATCATCGACACGGTGTTCCGGCCGCTCAAGGACTACTGCGCGCGGACCGTCGGCTACGTCATGTCCTGCGGCGACTACATCGACTCGATGGTCCACGAGATGAGCGAGCTCAAGAGCAAGCGCGACGACGTCCAGCGCATGGTCGACGCCGCCGAGCGCCAGGGCATGGAGGCCACCAGCCAGGTCACGTGGTGGCTCGAGCGTGTCTCCATCCTCGAGGGCCGGGCCGAGGCCATCGTCACCGACTTCCAGGAGCGCCTGGAGCTCCCGCCGGAACAGGCCCCCGGCGTCAAGGCCACCTACCTCCTCAGCAAGATGGCCGACGAGGCGCGCGCAGAGGCCGTCGACCTCAAGGAGAAGGCCGAATTCCAGAAGGTCGCGGACGAGCTCGTGCAGCTCCGCTTCGAGGAGATGCCCAGCGCGCCCGTCCTCGGCAGGGACGCACTGCTCCAGGAGCTCGACACCTGCGTCCGGGACGGCGACGTGGGCATCGTCGGCATCTACGGCATTGCCGGGGTCGGCAAGACCGCGCTGCTCAACAAGTTCAACAACGACTTCCTCATCAACTCCCCTGACATCAATGTTGCCATCTACATCGAGGTCGGCAAGGATTACAATCTTGATGACATCCAGAGGATCATCGGCGACCGGCTCGGCGTGTCGTGGGAGAACCGGACGCCCAAGGAGCGTGCCGGGGTGCTCTACAGGGTGCTCAGCAAGATGAATTTCGTGCTGCTGCTGGATGATGTCTGGGAGCCACTCAATTTCCGGATGCTCGGCATCCCGGTGCCCAAGCACAACTCCAAGAGCAAGATCGTCTTGACGACGAGGATCGAGGACGTGTGCGACCGCATGGACGTTcgccgcaagctcaagatggagTGCCTGCCCTGGGAACCCGCGTGGGAGCTTTTCCGTGAGAAGGTCGGCGACCACCTGATGAGTGCTAGCCCGGAGATCCGGCACCAAGCGCAGGCGCTGGCCACAAAGTGCGGCGGGCTGCCCCTTGCGCTCATCACTGTTGGTCGGGCGATGGCCAGCAAGCGCACCGCAAAAGAGTGGAAGCACGCCATTACTGTGCTTAAGATTGCCCCATGGCAGCTTCTTGGCATGGAGCTTGATGTTCTTGAGCCTCTCAAGAAGAGTTATGATAACTTGCCCAGCGACAAACTAAGGCTCTGCCTACTATATTGCTCACTGTTCCCAGAGGAGTTCTCCATTTCCAAGGATTGGATCATAGGCTACTGCATTGGTGAAGGTTTCATAGATGACTTGTACACTGAGATGGATGAAATATACAACAAGGGGCATGACCTTCTTGGTGATCTAAAGATTGCCTCTTTGCTGGAGAAAGGTGAAGATGAGGATTATATCAAAATGCATCCAATGGTCCGTGCTATGGCTCTATGGATAGCATCAGATTTTGGCGAAAAGGAGACCAAATGGCTTGTCCGCGCCGGAGTTGGGCTGAAGGAGGCACCAGGCGCAGAGAAGTGGAGCGATGCTGAGCGGATTTCTTTCATGCGAAACAACATTCTTGAGCTGTATGAGAAGCCTGAATGCCCTTTACTGAAGACTTTGATGCTACAAGGCAACCCTGGGTTGGACAAGATATGTGATGGCTTCTTCCAGTTCATGCCATCTCTCAGAGTATTAGATTTGTCCCATACTTCTATCAGCGAATTACCTTCAGGGATCAGTTCTTTGGTTCAGTTGCAGTACCTGGATTTGTATAACACAAACATCAGGTCCCTGCCAAGGGAGCTAGGATCACTAGCAACTCTGCGGTTCTTGCTTCTCTCACATATGCCACTAGAGATGATTCCAGGTGGCGTTATATGCAGCCTCACAATGTTGCAAGTCTTGTACATGGATCTCAGCTATGGAGATTGGAAGGTTGGTGCAAGTGGAAATGGTGTTGAATTTCAGGAGCTCGAGAACCTGCGCAGGCTCAAGGCGCTAGACATCACAATACAATCGCCTGAGGCCTTGGAGCAGTTGTCTCGGTCATATCGCCTTGCTGGTTCCACAAGAAATATACTGATAAAGAATTGTTCCAGCATGACGAAGATAGAGCTTCCTACGAGCAATCTCTGGAAGAACATGACTAACCTGAAGAGAGTGTGGATTGCAAGTTGCAGCAACTTAGCGGAGGTAATAATTGATGGCAGCAAAGAAACTGTTGGGAGCAATGCACTCCCCCGTGCCATCTTGCAAGCCCGGGCTGAACTTGTAGATGAAGAGCAGCCCATCCTTCCAACCCTGCATGATATCATCCTTCAGGGACTCCATAAGGTAAAGATCATCTACAAAGGCGGATGTGTACAAAATCTATCATCATTGTTCATCTGGTATTGCCATGGGCTGGAAGAGCTGATTACTGTCAGTGAAGAGCAAGATGCAGCGGCAAGCGGTGGAGAACAAGCTTCGGGAGTGTTTCGAGTTATCACACCCTTCCCCAACCTCCGAGAGCTGTATCTCCATGGCTTGGCAAAGTTCAGGACGCTGAGCAGCAATACATGTACACTGCACTTCCCATCGCTGGAGAGCCTGAAGATTGTTGAGTGCCCAAATCTGAAGAAGCTGAAACTTTCTGCTGGAGGGCTCAATGTGATACAATGCTCAAGGGAATGGTGGAATGGGCTGGAGTGGGATGATGCTGAAGTCAGAGCTTCATATGAGGACCTGTTCCGCCCATTGCGTTGA